From Luteolibacter arcticus, one genomic window encodes:
- a CDS encoding Gfo/Idh/MocA family protein, with protein MKRRLFLSTSTLAGTWSLLSPLARAQGANDDLRVAVIGFNGRGKAHIDSAAKTKGVRLVALCDCDSKVLAAAKDKLEKQGIKVATYDDYRKVCEAKDIDAVVIATPNHTHALIAVTAAANGKHVYVEKPVSHNVWEGRALADAQAKYGKVIQHGFQRRSETSWAEAFAWLNEGNLGKLKLARGFCYKPRPSIGKVDGPRKPPAEVDYDLWCGPRATDPLKRGKFHYDWHWQSTYGNGDLGNQGPHQLDVCRWALGDPKELPPTVISCGGRFAHDDDGDVANTQVVFLGYDPVPIVFEVRGLPKKGVDYKSGMDDYKGQSVGNLIEYEGGWLAGGHDGKCEIFDAQGKQVKSFKGGRSHFQTWVDAIRSGKQEARLSAESGHLSSALAHIGNISWDLGTPASTSEVKAAFTNEAAADAVERMGTHLAANGVDPDKQKIRLGAPLAMSGEKFTGDHADKANALLKGSYRKGFELPA; from the coding sequence ATGAAACGCCGCCTCTTCCTGAGCACCTCGACCTTGGCCGGCACGTGGTCGCTGCTTTCCCCGCTGGCCCGCGCCCAAGGCGCGAATGACGACCTGCGTGTCGCCGTGATCGGCTTCAATGGCCGCGGCAAGGCTCACATCGACTCCGCCGCGAAGACCAAGGGCGTGCGCCTCGTCGCGCTGTGCGACTGTGACTCGAAGGTGCTGGCCGCCGCGAAGGACAAGCTCGAGAAGCAGGGCATCAAGGTCGCCACCTACGACGACTATCGTAAGGTCTGCGAGGCGAAGGACATCGACGCGGTGGTCATCGCAACGCCGAACCACACCCACGCGTTGATCGCCGTGACCGCAGCGGCCAACGGCAAGCACGTCTATGTGGAGAAGCCGGTTTCCCACAACGTCTGGGAAGGCCGGGCACTCGCCGATGCGCAGGCGAAGTACGGCAAGGTCATCCAGCACGGTTTCCAGCGCCGCTCGGAGACCTCGTGGGCCGAGGCCTTCGCATGGCTGAACGAAGGGAATCTCGGCAAGCTCAAGCTGGCCCGGGGCTTCTGCTACAAGCCCCGCCCGTCCATCGGCAAGGTGGACGGCCCTCGCAAGCCGCCCGCCGAAGTCGATTACGACCTCTGGTGCGGCCCGCGAGCGACCGACCCGCTCAAGCGCGGGAAGTTCCACTACGACTGGCACTGGCAGTCCACCTACGGCAATGGCGACCTCGGCAACCAAGGCCCGCACCAGCTCGATGTCTGCCGCTGGGCCCTCGGCGACCCGAAGGAACTCCCCCCGACAGTCATTTCCTGCGGCGGCCGTTTCGCCCACGATGACGACGGCGATGTGGCGAACACCCAGGTGGTCTTCCTCGGCTACGATCCCGTGCCGATCGTCTTCGAAGTCCGCGGCCTCCCGAAGAAGGGCGTCGATTACAAGTCCGGCATGGACGACTACAAGGGCCAGTCCGTCGGTAACCTGATCGAATACGAAGGCGGCTGGCTCGCCGGCGGCCACGACGGGAAATGCGAGATCTTCGACGCGCAGGGCAAGCAGGTGAAGTCGTTCAAAGGCGGACGCTCGCACTTCCAGACGTGGGTGGACGCCATCCGCTCCGGCAAACAAGAGGCGCGCCTCTCCGCCGAATCCGGCCACCTTTCCTCGGCGCTGGCTCACATCGGGAACATCTCGTGGGATCTCGGCACGCCGGCATCCACGTCCGAAGTGAAGGCCGCTTTCACGAACGAAGCCGCAGCCGACGCCGTCGAGCGCATGGGCACCCATCTCGCGGCGAATGGCGTGGACCCCGACAAGCAGAAGATCCGCCTCGGCGCGCCGCTGGCCATGAGCGGTGAGAAATTCACCGGCGATCACGCCGACAAGGCGAACGCCTTGCTGAAAGGCAGCTACCGCAAGGGATTCGAGCTACCGGCCTGA
- a CDS encoding RNA polymerase sigma factor, translated as MSEFEQLVDAHYEALYRFAMSLSKNADTAADLVQQTFCIWAQKGHQLKERDKAKTWLFTTLHREFLALARKAKRYSDEELTEAVAGRICSEENDTERTMDGQRALELLGDLDETFRAPLALFYLQQHSYKEIAEILDVPIGTVMSRISRAKEMLRRRMTAEPSSAPKNILQLQPEALKSSHG; from the coding sequence ATGTCGGAATTCGAACAACTCGTCGATGCTCATTACGAAGCGCTCTACCGCTTCGCGATGTCGCTGTCGAAGAATGCCGACACGGCGGCCGATCTGGTCCAGCAGACCTTCTGCATCTGGGCGCAGAAAGGCCACCAGCTCAAGGAACGCGACAAGGCCAAGACCTGGCTTTTCACCACACTCCACCGCGAGTTCCTGGCCCTGGCGCGAAAAGCAAAGCGCTACAGCGACGAGGAACTGACCGAAGCGGTCGCGGGCCGGATCTGCTCGGAAGAAAACGACACCGAGCGCACAATGGACGGCCAGCGCGCGCTGGAATTGCTGGGCGACCTCGATGAAACCTTCCGGGCGCCGCTCGCACTTTTTTATCTGCAACAACACAGCTACAAGGAAATCGCCGAGATCCTCGACGTGCCGATCGGCACCGTGATGTCGCGCATTTCCCGGGCAAAGGAAATGCTCCGCCGTCGCATGACCGCGGAGCCGTCCAGCGCACCGAAGAACATCCTGCAACTGCAACCGGAGGCCTTGAAATCAAGCCATGGATAA
- a CDS encoding PmoA family protein: MKRLLFPLLLTTAAFAEEGFTFKITTEPPAIHVELDGKPYTGFLTDSKVPYMAPLRSASGAVLTRHWPMEDSFKEEERDHPHHRGFWMSHGEVNGQDFWAWKFGKDPKIEVQKTRTGKDSFTVDLAWTADGKTQLTEERTYSFKKIDDKTTMIGFASKLTAADGDATFGDTKEGFFAIRVDRTLRLKGPQAKGHIADSEGRKDGDTWGKRSKWVAFAGPDEKDEPAVVAIFDHPSNLRFPTWWHARDYGLLAANPFGIHDFEGKKDKHLGDHVLKKGESMTFRYGVILHHGSLESAKLADRWTDFSKSP; encoded by the coding sequence ATGAAGCGCCTGCTTTTTCCCCTCCTTTTGACCACCGCCGCGTTCGCGGAGGAAGGATTCACATTCAAGATCACGACCGAGCCTCCGGCGATTCACGTCGAGCTCGATGGCAAGCCTTACACCGGCTTTCTCACCGACTCCAAGGTCCCCTACATGGCACCGCTGCGCTCGGCTTCCGGTGCTGTGCTGACCCGCCATTGGCCGATGGAAGACAGCTTCAAGGAGGAAGAACGCGACCACCCCCACCACCGCGGCTTCTGGATGAGCCACGGCGAGGTGAACGGCCAGGACTTCTGGGCGTGGAAGTTCGGCAAGGATCCGAAGATCGAGGTCCAGAAGACCCGGACGGGAAAGGACTCCTTCACCGTGGATCTCGCCTGGACCGCCGATGGCAAGACCCAGCTCACCGAGGAGCGCACCTATTCCTTCAAGAAGATCGACGACAAGACCACGATGATCGGCTTCGCCTCGAAGCTCACCGCGGCCGATGGCGACGCGACTTTCGGCGACACCAAGGAAGGCTTCTTCGCCATCCGCGTGGATCGCACGCTGCGCCTGAAAGGCCCGCAGGCCAAGGGCCACATCGCCGACTCCGAAGGCCGCAAGGACGGCGATACCTGGGGCAAGCGCTCGAAGTGGGTCGCCTTCGCGGGTCCCGATGAAAAGGACGAGCCGGCCGTGGTGGCGATCTTCGATCACCCGTCCAACCTCCGCTTCCCCACCTGGTGGCACGCCCGCGACTATGGCCTGCTCGCCGCGAATCCCTTCGGCATCCACGACTTCGAGGGCAAGAAGGACAAGCACCTCGGCGATCACGTTCTCAAGAAAGGCGAGTCGATGACGTTCCGTTATGGCGTGATCCTGCATCACGGCAGCCTGGAATCCGCCAAGCTCGCCGACCGCTGGACCGACTTTTCCAAAAGCCCATGA
- a CDS encoding TA system VapC family ribonuclease toxin encodes MIRLADIPVLIALADPRHEHHAAARSWLAAHPGMGLATCVLTENGFLRIYGHPSYPHGPGSPEKALLDLKAYRARRGYHFLPCDLSFDDPSLTSLAGLTPQRLTDVYLVALALKYGIRFATLDANIPAKLVARGSQAVEVIPV; translated from the coding sequence ATGATCCGCCTGGCCGATATCCCCGTGCTGATCGCCCTGGCCGATCCGCGTCACGAGCATCACGCGGCGGCCCGGAGCTGGCTGGCGGCCCATCCCGGCATGGGGCTTGCCACCTGCGTGCTGACGGAGAACGGCTTTCTCCGCATCTACGGCCATCCTTCGTATCCCCATGGACCGGGTTCGCCGGAAAAAGCCCTGCTCGATCTGAAGGCCTACCGTGCCCGGCGCGGCTACCATTTCCTGCCCTGCGACCTGTCGTTTGACGACCCCTCGCTGACCTCGTTGGCCGGACTGACGCCGCAGCGCCTCACCGATGTTTACCTGGTCGCCCTGGCGCTGAAATACGGGATCCGCTTCGCCACCTTGGACGCAAACATTCCCGCGAAACTGGTGGCCCGCGGCTCCCAGGCAGTCGAGGTGATCCCGGTCTGA